Sequence from the Candidatus Binataceae bacterium genome:
CGATTCCGACGGCGTATTGCGCTCCGAGCTTTCCGTGGTTCGTTTCGGCAGGCGCTATTGCGTGCCGCTCTACCTGGCGGTGACCGCGGCTTACCTGAAGAACGCGCCGCTCAGGCTGGTGGTAGGTCCCGAGGGCGTGCAGCAGGTCGCGCTCGGCGGCGAAGAAATCCCGGTGGACGAGATCGGGCGGATGCTAATCAATTTCCGCGGTCCGCCGGGCACCTTTCCCGCATACTCGATCGCCGATCTCATCGCGCACCGGGTGCCGCCCGAGGCGATCGCGGGAAAGATCGTGCTGGTCGGGATGACCGCGCACGCGCTCGGCGACCGCAAGATCACGCCGACCGGTGGCGATTTTCCCGGCGTGGAGATCCATGCCAACGCGATCGACAACGTGCTGCGCGGCGACTTCATCCGGCGCTCGCGCATCGAAGGCACCGCGGAAGAGGAAGGCGTGGCGCTCGCGCTGGTGCTCGCGATCAGTCTCGCCGCGGCCTATCTTTCGCCGCTATGGTCGGCGAGCGCCGCGCTCCTGGTGATCGTCGGCTTTTCGGCGTACGCGCAGTACCGCCTGATCGAGGACGGCGTGTTGATCGACGTGGCGCTGCCGATGGCCGCGGTGCTGATTACATACATGCTGCTGGCAACCTACCGCTACGTGACCGAGGGCAGCGAAAAACGCTACCTGCGCTCCGCCTTCGAGCATTATCTCAACCCCAACGTGGTCGCCTCGGTGGTCGACGACCCCCAGGGGCTGCGCCTTAGCGGCGAGCGGCGCCATCTCGCGATCCTGTTCTCCGACATCGTCAATTTCACCTCGCGCGCCGAGCGTTCCGAGCCCGAGCGGGTGGTCGCGCTGCTCAACACGTACATGAGCGTGATGATCGACATCATCTTCAAGTCGGACGGCGTGGTGGACAAGCTGATGGGCGACGGGATCATGGCGTTCTGGGGCGCGCCGAATGAGATCGAGAACCCCGCGGCGGCCGCGATCGATTGCGCGCTCAGGATGCTCGACGGCCTCCGCCATCTGCGCCAGTCCGACGAACGCTTCGCCGACGTCGACATCGGCATCGGCATCGCCACCGGCGAAGTGGTAGTGGGCAACTTCGGCGGCGCGCAGCGCTTCGACTATTCGGCGGTCGGCGACACGGTCAATCTGGCTTCGCGCCTGGAGGGCCTGACGCGCCATTTCCAGGTCCATCTGCTGGTCACCCGCCAGACCCTGGCCGAGGCCGCGGGCAAGTATTGCGCGCGCGAGGTCGGGTTGGTCAAGGTCAAGGGCAAGGCGCAATTGGTGCCGATCGTGGACGTCGCCGGACACGGCGGAAACGGAATCGATCCTTCCTTCTATGAGCGCTTTAACCGCGCGCTCGAGCACATCCGCAGCGGCGAAGCGACCGCCGCGAACACGGTGCTGCAGGCGCTCAACCGCGAAGCGCCCGACGACGCGCTGGTCAATCTCTACCTGGAGAAGATCGTCGAGGCGACCGACGGGAATCCGACCGAGATGGTCTTCGAGTTCGAAACCAAGTAGCCGCGCGCCCGCAACAACTCAGAGCACGGTGAAATCCCGCGTGATGATGAACGGGAATGGATGCGCCGTGCCGATGAAGTTGGGTTCGTCGGCGCGCACCGCGCGGTACTCCGCCGTGGTCGCCGATTCGCGCATCGCGGCGGTCGAGTCGAACCATACTTCGGCCACGCCGTCGAAGCGGGGCTGGCGGCCCTCGCGATAGGCCGCCGGCCGCACGTGGCACTGCACGTAGCGCCGCACCATCGGGATCTTCGCGCCGAGCGGGCCGTGCACCTGGCTCCAGTGGCGCTGGAAGTCTTCGACCGACATCCCGGGCTTGCGGGTGACGAATTCGACCAGGTGCACCATCGAGGGTTCGGCCGGCGCGTCCTTCTGCACCCGTTCATCGGTGATGAGGAAATCGATCTGCGCAAGATCGATGAAGTTGGGCTCGTCGGCGCGCACCGCGCGGTACTCCGGCGTCGCCGCGGTCGCGCGCATCGCGTCGGTCGAATCGAACCAGACCTCGGCCACGCCGTCATAGGCGGGCTCGCCGTTGCGGTAGCCCGAGGGGATCGTATGGCATTGCACGTAGCGGCGAAGTCCGGGCAGCTTTACCACGATGGGGGCGTGCTGGTTGCGCCAGTATTTCCCGAACTCGTCGACGCTCATCCCCGGCTTGCGCTTGATGAACGTAATCGTCTTGACCATGGCCGATTCCTCCGTCGGGCGCGCGCGGGCACGCCACCGCCAGAGCGCGTGCCGGCGGTGGCAAGCGCCTCGTCTAGATATCGAATATCTCGCGCATTTTGGCCAGCAGCCACATCGAGCGGCCGCGCGCGCCGCCGTCGGTCTGCTGTCCCGCGTCGAGCCGTTCGCGCCGCTGGCTCAGGCGGGCGGCGATGATTTCGCTCATCTGGGCGGCGGCGTCGGGATGGGTTCTGAAGAGTTCGGTGAAGCCGGCGCGGTTCATCTCGAGAACTTCGACGTCGATGCGCGCGCGGATGGTGGCGTTGCGTGGTTCGCCCGTCATCAGCGCCATCTCGCCGAAAAAGGCCGGCCGGGCCAGTTCGGCGATATGGACCTGCCGGCCGTCGGAGCCGTTGGTCGTCACATCGACGGTGCCGTGGCGAATTATGTAAAAAGTGTCGCCGGTATCGCCCTGGCGCATCAGCGCCTCGCCGGCGCCGAACTGGCGCACGCGGACGGCGCCGGCCAGGATGTGCAGTTCCTCGTCGCTGAGCTCGCGCAGAAAATCGACGCCGCGCAGCTCGGCGGCGATTTCGCGCGCCGCCTCCGACGCCTCGATCTGGATCTCCTGCTTGAACAGCATGGTGCGGACGGGAAAGGGAATCTCGATCGCGTGGCGGCGCATCGCGTACCACAATCCGGACATCACGCGGGCGTGGATCTGCTCGGCGCGCCCGTAGTCGCCGATCCAGTACTTGATCCGGTAACGGATCGCGTAGTCGCCGAAATCCCAGGTCATAACCTCGGGCTCAGGAGTGCTCAGGATATCGGGAACGTCGCGGAGTACGTTGAGGACGACTTCGCGCACCCGGTTGGGCGGCTCGCCGTAGCTGAGGCCGATCGAAACTTCTTCGGCCACCGCATGTTTGCCGTAATTGAACAGCAGGTCCTTGGCCAACTGAGCGTTGGGAATGTCGAGCCATTCATTCGAGCGAGTCACGATCGTCGTCGCTCGCCATCCGACGTCGTGGACGGTCCCGACCTTGTCGGCCACGCGCACCCAATCGCCGGGCGCGAACGGGCGCGAGATTTGCAACGTTAGTCCGCTGAAGATATTGCCCAGCGTCTCTTGCAGCGCGAAGCCGATCACCACGCCCAGCACGGCCGGCACCGCGAGCAGCGCGGTCACGTCGATCTTGAAAAATGTATGGAGCACGACCATCACGACCAGCAGCCACAGGATCAGCGTGAGCAGGTCGCGGAAGATGGTCGAGAAATGCTCGCGCCCGCGATGCGTCGCGGCGTCGGACAGCTCCAGCCCGATCCGGATTACGCCCCACAGGAACAGCACCACCGCGACCGTATCGACGAGATAGGCGAACCAGGCGCGGCCGAAGAGCGGCGTCGCGAGGTCGACCACCAGCCCGACTCCGACCATCGTAACCGGCCAGCCCCGCAAATTGCCCCGCCGATGACGCAGCGCGAGCGCATAGAGCAACGCCGCAACTGCTGCGGCCGACTCGACCACCGCGCGCGCGTCGAGCGACAGCGCGTCGAGTCCGAGCAGGGTTTGGAGCTGAGTCAGATGGTCCATCGGCTAGGCCCGATTATCTTCGCCATCTCGCCTGGCAGGCGCTGCGCGTCAAAGTAGTCGGGCGCGATTGAGGTACGTTGCGAGTTCGACAGCGGCTCGGCCCGCGCGAAACGTCGCGTATTTTGACAAAGTTGGCGCGCCGCGACCAGCGACATTCTGGCAGCGACAACAAGTCCGCCGCCCGGTGCGAATAGAGGCGCGCCATCTCAGCGCGAGCCTGCAATGCGAAGCAGATCGGCGCGCAGACCCTCGAGCGCCGCGCGGCGCTGGCTCAGACGCGCCGCCTCCTCGTCGGAAAGCTCGCCCAGGTAGCATCCCCGATCCGGCAAAAAGAGTACGGCGCGGTAGGGAAAGCCCAGCCGCATCCGCGGCCACACCCTCTCCGCGATAACCCCCTCAAGAGAGGCTTCGCTCACGCGTTCCCGGGCGCGTCCGTCATCATCGTAGACGAGAGCGACGGCGGCGCGCAGACGCGCGCCGCGGCGTGCCGGCTCCACCCCGGCCATCCGGCGTATCACCTCCTCGGCAAGCGCGCGGTCAAGGTCGCCATGAGCGGCGGCAGCGGCGTCCGCGCCGTCGCCAGCAAGCCATCGATGAGACCGCACGCCGGGTTCGCCGCCGAGCGCGTCAACCATCAGGCCGCCGTCGTCGGCGATGGTCGGCAGATGGGCGCGCGCGAAATAGCAGCGCGCCTTGAGCAGCGCGTTCTCGACGAAAGTTGCGCCGGTCTCTTCGGGAGCGTCATCGCCGATGCCGGCCTCGCGCAGGGAAAGCGGGGCGAGATCGTAGCCGCGCAGCAGCAACCGGTATTCCTCGAGCTTGGCGGGATTGGTGGTGGCGATCAGCAGAGCTTTCATCGCGCAGGATTACGCGGCCGGGGGCTCGCGAACCGTTAGCCTTTGATCTCGTAGGTTATCTTGAGCGCGGCGCGCTCGCGATGCTCCTCGAGCGCGAGTTCGATCAGGCGATCGATGAGCCGGTTAAGCGGCAGGCCGGAGGCCTCCCATAGTTTGGGATACATGCTTATGGCGGTGAAGCCTGGAATCGTGTTGACCTCGTTGACGTAGATTTCGCTGAGC
This genomic interval carries:
- a CDS encoding adenylate/guanylate cyclase domain-containing protein, giving the protein MAKPTSVKTSRHRHAWRPLLIGIAILAALFIFNALHPAVFELADLKASDLRIYVTRRPPLSGAVVIAAIDETSVAELGHWPWPRSVEARLNDALRDYKAAVVGYDVLFSERDEDDIQADQIATRLKGLGVSDAAIKETLGTGNDLAFANAVRGEGSTFIGYAFESHFDLKSARQALAAPLPAGFKTAPITPAPLAYNLVRELPDAAPALLVAARAYLPPIATLNSAARGIGYVDIDADSDGVLRSELSVVRFGRRYCVPLYLAVTAAYLKNAPLRLVVGPEGVQQVALGGEEIPVDEIGRMLINFRGPPGTFPAYSIADLIAHRVPPEAIAGKIVLVGMTAHALGDRKITPTGGDFPGVEIHANAIDNVLRGDFIRRSRIEGTAEEEGVALALVLAISLAAAYLSPLWSASAALLVIVGFSAYAQYRLIEDGVLIDVALPMAAVLITYMLLATYRYVTEGSEKRYLRSAFEHYLNPNVVASVVDDPQGLRLSGERRHLAILFSDIVNFTSRAERSEPERVVALLNTYMSVMIDIIFKSDGVVDKLMGDGIMAFWGAPNEIENPAAAAIDCALRMLDGLRHLRQSDERFADVDIGIGIATGEVVVGNFGGAQRFDYSAVGDTVNLASRLEGLTRHFQVHLLVTRQTLAEAAGKYCAREVGLVKVKGKAQLVPIVDVAGHGGNGIDPSFYERFNRALEHIRSGEATAANTVLQALNREAPDDALVNLYLEKIVEATDGNPTEMVFEFETK
- a CDS encoding EthD family reductase → MVKTITFIKRKPGMSVDEFGKYWRNQHAPIVVKLPGLRRYVQCHTIPSGYRNGEPAYDGVAEVWFDSTDAMRATAATPEYRAVRADEPNFIDLAQIDFLITDERVQKDAPAEPSMVHLVEFVTRKPGMSVEDFQRHWSQVHGPLGAKIPMVRRYVQCHVRPAAYREGRQPRFDGVAEVWFDSTAAMRESATTAEYRAVRADEPNFIGTAHPFPFIITRDFTVL
- a CDS encoding mechanosensitive ion channel family protein — its product is MDHLTQLQTLLGLDALSLDARAVVESAAAVAALLYALALRHRRGNLRGWPVTMVGVGLVVDLATPLFGRAWFAYLVDTVAVVLFLWGVIRIGLELSDAATHRGREHFSTIFRDLLTLILWLLVVMVVLHTFFKIDVTALLAVPAVLGVVIGFALQETLGNIFSGLTLQISRPFAPGDWVRVADKVGTVHDVGWRATTIVTRSNEWLDIPNAQLAKDLLFNYGKHAVAEEVSIGLSYGEPPNRVREVVLNVLRDVPDILSTPEPEVMTWDFGDYAIRYRIKYWIGDYGRAEQIHARVMSGLWYAMRRHAIEIPFPVRTMLFKQEIQIEASEAAREIAAELRGVDFLRELSDEELHILAGAVRVRQFGAGEALMRQGDTGDTFYIIRHGTVDVTTNGSDGRQVHIAELARPAFFGEMALMTGEPRNATIRARIDVEVLEMNRAGFTELFRTHPDAAAQMSEIIAARLSQRRERLDAGQQTDGGARGRSMWLLAKMREIFDI
- a CDS encoding non-canonical purine NTP pyrophosphatase, yielding MKALLIATTNPAKLEEYRLLLRGYDLAPLSLREAGIGDDAPEETGATFVENALLKARCYFARAHLPTIADDGGLMVDALGGEPGVRSHRWLAGDGADAAAAAHGDLDRALAEEVIRRMAGVEPARRGARLRAAVALVYDDDGRARERVSEASLEGVIAERVWPRMRLGFPYRAVLFLPDRGCYLGELSDEEAARLSQRRAALEGLRADLLRIAGSR